One segment of Fibrobacter sp. UWB10 DNA contains the following:
- the rpsC gene encoding 30S ribosomal protein S3, whose protein sequence is MGQKTHPNGLRLGVIRGWESKWYAEDKFADLLYEDIVLRRYLMKRFEHASLSKVGIERTVKKVNVNLFTARPGIVIGRKGEELEKLKGELQFLTGKEIYINVQEIKRPETDAKLVAENIARQLEKRISFRRAMKRAIQSAMRMGVEGIKVQCGGRLGGAEIARVEKYAEGRVPLHTLRADIDYATAIAKTVYGSIGIKVWIMHGEKIGKDVMNDNKREK, encoded by the coding sequence ATGGGTCAGAAAACTCATCCGAATGGTCTTCGTCTTGGCGTTATCCGCGGCTGGGAATCCAAGTGGTATGCCGAAGACAAGTTTGCCGATCTTCTTTATGAAGACATCGTGCTCCGTCGCTACTTGATGAAGCGTTTTGAACATGCCTCCCTTTCCAAGGTCGGCATCGAACGCACCGTCAAGAAGGTGAACGTGAACCTCTTTACCGCCCGTCCGGGTATCGTGATTGGCCGTAAGGGCGAAGAATTGGAAAAGCTCAAGGGCGAACTCCAGTTCCTCACCGGTAAAGAAATCTATATTAACGTCCAGGAAATCAAGCGCCCGGAAACGGATGCCAAGCTGGTTGCCGAAAACATCGCTCGTCAGCTCGAAAAGCGTATTTCCTTCCGTCGTGCCATGAAGCGCGCTATCCAGTCCGCTATGCGCATGGGCGTTGAAGGTATCAAGGTGCAGTGCGGTGGCCGCCTCGGTGGTGCCGAAATTGCCCGCGTCGAAAAGTATGCTGAAGGCCGCGTGCCTCTGCACACTCTCCGCGCCGACATCGATTACGCGACTGCCATTGCTAAGACCGTTTATGGTTCCATCGGTATCAAGGTGTGGATCATGCACGGCGAAAAGATTGGCAAGGACGTCATGAACGATAACAAGAGAGAGAAGTAA
- the rpsS gene encoding 30S ribosomal protein S19 gives MSRSLKKGAFVDSHVLSKAQAMAGSDKKQAIKTWSRRSTIIPDMVGLTFSVYNGKQFIPVYVTENMVGHKLGEFSMTRTFRGHRKTETAAGGKK, from the coding sequence ATGTCCAGATCCCTTAAGAAAGGTGCTTTCGTGGATTCCCACGTTTTGAGCAAAGCCCAGGCGATGGCCGGTTCCGACAAGAAACAGGCTATCAAGACCTGGTCCCGTCGTTCCACCATCATTCCTGATATGGTCGGACTTACGTTCTCCGTCTATAACGGCAAGCAGTTCATCCCCGTTTACGTGACCGAAAACATGGTCGGCCACAAGCTGGGTGAATTCTCCATGACCCGCACTTTCCGCGGTCACCGTAAGACTGAAACCGCTGCTGGAGGAAAGAAATAA
- the rpsJ gene encoding 30S ribosomal protein S10 — MAGERIRIRLKSFDHRMIDRSAQDIVNTAKNTGARIAGPIPLPTKIQKYTVIRSPHIDKTSREQFESRTHKRLIDILDATPQTVDSLMKLDLPAGVEVEIKV; from the coding sequence ATGGCTGGTGAACGCATTCGTATTCGCTTGAAGAGCTTCGATCATCGTATGATCGACCGCTCCGCTCAAGACATCGTGAATACAGCTAAGAACACTGGGGCACGCATTGCCGGCCCCATCCCTCTTCCGACGAAGATCCAGAAGTATACGGTGATTCGCTCTCCGCATATCGACAAGACTTCCCGTGAACAGTTCGAATCCCGTACGCACAAGCGTCTTATCGACATCCTTGATGCTACGCCGCAGACTGTTGATTCCCTCATGAAACTTGACTTGCCGGCAGGCGTTGAAGTCGAAATTAAGGTTTAA
- the rplB gene encoding 50S ribosomal protein L2, with translation MGLKSYRPLTPTLRYKQIGDRKEITADKPYKPLTEGIKRSSGRNNAGEITSRRRGGGHKKLYRIIDFKRKFAGIPCTVETIEYDPNRSARIALVKYQNGKRCYIVAPAEIKVGDVLNSGEGAEFRVGNALPLRDIPLNTIIHNIEMKPGKGAQIARSAGAGAELVAKDGKLCQVKLPSGEVRYIPEDCLAVVGQVSNIDHMNESSGSAGRSRWLGIRPSVRGVVMNPVDHPLGGGEGRTSGGRHPCSPWGKNSKGAKTRNNKRTDRFIVRRRQKRA, from the coding sequence ATGGGTCTGAAGTCTTATCGCCCGCTTACCCCGACGCTGCGCTACAAGCAGATTGGTGACCGCAAGGAAATCACTGCGGACAAGCCGTACAAGCCGCTCACCGAAGGCATCAAGCGTAGCTCCGGCCGTAACAACGCCGGTGAAATCACCTCCCGCCGTCGCGGTGGTGGTCACAAGAAACTGTATCGTATCATCGACTTCAAGCGCAAGTTTGCAGGCATCCCCTGCACCGTTGAAACGATCGAATACGATCCGAACCGTTCTGCTCGTATCGCTCTGGTCAAGTACCAGAACGGCAAGCGCTGCTACATCGTCGCTCCGGCCGAAATCAAGGTTGGTGACGTGCTGAATTCTGGCGAAGGTGCCGAATTCCGCGTTGGTAACGCTCTTCCGCTCCGCGATATTCCGCTGAACACCATTATCCACAACATCGAAATGAAACCGGGCAAGGGCGCTCAGATCGCTCGTTCCGCAGGTGCAGGTGCAGAACTCGTCGCTAAAGACGGCAAGCTCTGCCAGGTCAAGCTCCCGAGTGGCGAAGTTCGCTACATTCCGGAAGATTGCCTCGCCGTCGTGGGTCAGGTTTCCAATATCGATCACATGAATGAATCCTCGGGTTCTGCAGGCCGCTCTCGCTGGCTCGGCATTCGCCCGTCCGTCCGTGGTGTCGTTATGAACCCGGTCGATCACCCCCTTGGTGGTGGTGAAGGTCGTACCTCTGGTGGTCGTCATCCGTGCTCTCCTTGGGGTAAGAACTCTAAGGGTGCCAAAACTCGTAACAATAAGCGTACCGATAGGTTTATCGTACGTCGTCGTCAGAAGAGGGCCTAA
- the rplC gene encoding 50S ribosomal protein L3: MNGILAKKLGMTQVFTEQGERVPVTVLEAGPCVVVCHKTEEKDGYTAVQIGFGLKKEQRANKAEIGHFKKADVAVREHLAEFDVADLEAWPVGKEFGAADFADVKMVNVSGLSKGHGFSGTIKRHNFHSGPRSHGTHNMREPGGTSAHSYPGRVFPGKRMAGQFGNKKVTVKHLQVVKVDGDRNLIFVRGAVPGAKNSIIVVRKD, encoded by the coding sequence ATGAACGGTATTCTCGCAAAGAAATTGGGAATGACCCAAGTGTTCACGGAACAGGGCGAACGCGTTCCTGTAACGGTTCTCGAAGCCGGTCCGTGCGTGGTCGTTTGCCATAAGACAGAAGAGAAGGACGGTTACACTGCTGTCCAAATCGGCTTTGGTCTCAAGAAAGAACAGCGTGCCAACAAGGCAGAAATCGGCCACTTCAAGAAGGCTGACGTTGCTGTTCGTGAACACCTCGCTGAATTCGATGTCGCTGATCTCGAAGCCTGGCCGGTTGGCAAGGAATTCGGTGCAGCTGACTTCGCCGATGTGAAGATGGTGAATGTCTCTGGCCTCTCCAAGGGTCACGGCTTCTCCGGTACCATCAAGCGCCATAACTTCCACAGCGGTCCTCGTTCTCACGGTACGCACAACATGCGCGAACCGGGTGGTACGTCCGCTCACTCTTATCCGGGTCGCGTTTTCCCGGGCAAGCGTATGGCCGGTCAGTTCGGTAACAAGAAAGTGACCGTGAAGCACCTCCAGGTCGTCAAGGTTGACGGCGACCGCAACCTGATCTTTGTCCGCGGCGCAGTTCCCGGTGCAAAGAACAGCATCATCGTGGTGAGGAAAGACTAA
- the rplW gene encoding 50S ribosomal protein L23, with translation MSELHEILVAPHITEATARLMAAVRNDVHKYVFKVAKTATKAEIKDAIEKRFGVKVDSVNTLINRGKMKRVRMGMVAGKKSNWKKAYITLKAGQKIAEFEGV, from the coding sequence ATGAGTGAACTTCACGAAATTCTCGTTGCACCGCACATTACCGAAGCTACCGCCCGTTTGATGGCTGCTGTCCGTAATGACGTGCACAAGTATGTATTCAAGGTTGCCAAGACCGCAACGAAGGCCGAGATTAAGGACGCTATCGAAAAGCGTTTTGGTGTCAAGGTCGATTCCGTCAATACCCTTATCAACCGCGGCAAGATGAAGCGCGTTCGTATGGGCATGGTCGCCGGCAAGAAGTCCAACTGGAAGAAGGCCTACATCACGCTTAAGGCCGGGCAAAAGATTGCCGAGTTCGAAGGAGTATAA
- the rplV gene encoding 50S ribosomal protein L22 — protein sequence MQAVAKVKNVRYGVRKLRRVVDLVRGKSVAEAFAMLSILHTQTKGAPLVENALKSAVANFKQKAAGAVAAEELVVKTITADGGTIMKRIHPRSQGRAFRIEKPLSHITVVVANKE from the coding sequence ATGCAAGCTGTTGCTAAAGTGAAAAACGTCCGTTACGGCGTTCGCAAGCTCCGTCGCGTTGTCGACCTGGTTCGCGGCAAGTCCGTTGCAGAAGCATTCGCAATGCTTTCTATTCTCCACACGCAGACCAAGGGTGCTCCGCTGGTCGAAAATGCTCTGAAGTCCGCTGTTGCTAACTTCAAGCAGAAGGCCGCTGGTGCCGTTGCCGCCGAAGAACTGGTCGTCAAGACCATCACTGCCGACGGTGGTACCATCATGAAGCGTATCCACCCGCGTTCCCAGGGCCGTGCTTTCCGTATCGAAAAGCCGCTCTCTCACATCACAGTCGTTGTGGCCAACAAGGAGTAA
- the rplD gene encoding 50S ribosomal protein L4, with product MATAKLFAATGDFKNDIQLPAMFDQEVNKVCMYLHIKAILNNNRQGTAQAKNKSSVSGGGQKPWKQKGTGRARSGQNTSAVWVRGAKAHGPKSHDYFEKVNKKVKKIAFRSALAAKAAEGKVQVFEALAFNAPKTKDLLAVLNKAGLEQRNALFLVSEADKNLYLSSNNIPWCRCARVADVNTYDIVRANNVVISQAALAELEGGR from the coding sequence ATGGCTACAGCAAAGCTTTTCGCCGCTACTGGCGATTTTAAGAATGATATTCAGCTCCCGGCCATGTTCGATCAGGAAGTCAACAAGGTCTGCATGTACTTGCATATCAAGGCTATCTTGAACAACAACCGTCAGGGCACTGCCCAGGCTAAGAACAAGTCCTCCGTTAGCGGTGGTGGTCAGAAGCCTTGGAAGCAGAAGGGCACGGGTCGTGCACGTTCCGGTCAGAACACCTCCGCTGTGTGGGTTCGCGGTGCTAAGGCTCACGGTCCGAAGTCCCATGACTACTTTGAAAAGGTGAACAAGAAGGTCAAGAAGATCGCCTTCCGCTCTGCTCTCGCTGCTAAGGCTGCCGAAGGCAAGGTGCAGGTGTTCGAAGCTCTCGCTTTCAACGCCCCGAAGACCAAGGATCTCCTCGCCGTCCTCAACAAGGCCGGTCTCGAACAGCGCAACGCTCTCTTCCTGGTGAGCGAAGCTGACAAGAACCTTTACCTGTCTTCTAACAACATTCCTTGGTGCCGTTGCGCACGCGTTGCTGATGTCAACACTTACGACATCGTTCGCGCCAACAACGTCGTCATCTCCCAGGCAGCTCTCGCCGAACTGGAAGGAGGCCGCTAA
- a CDS encoding glycosyl hydrolase family 5: MKKTLFTFLLSAAAVAFICNCGDDGVIDANSNNTTPIVTQISYLYKDGSTSYIIDPNGVVTNVDGDIVGLADIQNGVIYASDNSIIADGIDFSQLDLLTPPVISSLAWVLSADQIYVIYPDGSVTDANGIALGVMIYYPDETGSPTTVGNIVGMDGNAIVENVDVATLKVYQPNINPNPNPVPVYSSSSESPNPGPGPVLSSSSNPNPVYSSSSMKPQSSSSAKSSSSNAKSSSSEVKSSSSSAPKSSSSSQGGNGSCPTIKTKSGGRSGSGFATRYWDCCKPHCSWQQHAGGNLSKQCTNKGRTNDTNWGNGSVCDGGGSAMTCISQIPFTIDGCSDMAFAFAAVPASDGGSCGKCYQLTFDGTGASQTKTKTTANHKALKGKKLIVMTTNVGTDVQQGQFDIMIPGGGVGIFNGCSSMGWGNQGAQYGGLLADCESEIKDLPSKVVTCLKDKCNSVFSNDSEAKKGCLFLAEWLHAANNPAHKYTEVECPDVLKQKY; this comes from the coding sequence ATGAAGAAGACTTTATTCACATTTTTGCTGTCTGCAGCTGCAGTCGCCTTTATTTGTAATTGTGGCGACGACGGCGTCATTGACGCCAACAGTAATAACACTACCCCCATTGTAACCCAAATTTCCTACCTGTATAAGGATGGTTCCACAAGTTACATTATTGACCCCAACGGCGTTGTCACCAACGTTGACGGTGATATTGTAGGTCTCGCCGACATTCAAAACGGCGTTATCTACGCTTCGGACAATTCCATTATTGCCGACGGCATCGATTTCTCACAGCTCGATCTTTTGACACCGCCCGTCATTTCTTCTTTGGCATGGGTCCTTTCTGCAGACCAGATTTATGTCATTTATCCTGACGGCAGCGTCACTGATGCAAACGGCATTGCCCTTGGCGTCATGATTTACTACCCGGACGAAACTGGATCTCCGACCACTGTCGGAAATATTGTCGGCATGGACGGCAACGCTATCGTTGAAAACGTAGACGTCGCCACATTGAAAGTCTACCAGCCCAATATCAATCCTAACCCGAACCCGGTTCCCGTCTACAGCTCCTCTTCCGAAAGCCCCAATCCGGGCCCGGGACCTGTGCTGTCTTCTAGCTCCAACCCGAATCCCGTCTATTCGAGTTCTTCGATGAAGCCGCAGAGTTCGTCTTCGGCAAAGTCCTCTAGCTCTAATGCAAAGTCTTCCAGCTCCGAAGTAAAATCTTCTAGTTCTTCTGCCCCCAAGAGCAGCAGTTCTTCGCAAGGCGGAAACGGCAGCTGCCCGACGATCAAGACCAAGAGCGGCGGCAGAAGCGGTTCTGGCTTCGCAACCCGTTACTGGGACTGCTGTAAGCCTCACTGCTCTTGGCAGCAACACGCTGGCGGAAACCTTTCCAAACAGTGCACGAACAAGGGTAGAACCAACGATACCAACTGGGGCAACGGCAGCGTTTGCGACGGCGGTGGTTCTGCAATGACATGCATTAGCCAGATTCCGTTTACAATCGATGGCTGCTCTGATATGGCATTCGCCTTTGCAGCCGTGCCCGCCTCTGACGGTGGCTCTTGCGGCAAATGCTACCAGCTCACTTTTGATGGTACCGGAGCATCACAAACAAAAACGAAAACCACCGCAAACCACAAAGCGCTCAAAGGCAAGAAGCTTATTGTCATGACGACAAACGTCGGTACCGATGTGCAACAAGGGCAGTTCGACATTATGATCCCGGGCGGCGGCGTGGGTATCTTCAACGGCTGCTCCAGCATGGGCTGGGGTAACCAGGGCGCCCAATACGGCGGTCTTCTCGCTGACTGCGAAAGCGAAATCAAGGACCTCCCGAGCAAGGTCGTTACCTGCCTGAAGGACAAGTGCAACAGCGTATTCAGCAACGACAGCGAAGCCAAGAAGGGCTGCCTGTTCCTCGCTGAATGGTTGCATGCAGCAAATAACCCAGCTCACAAGTATACCGAAGTGGAATGCCCCGACGTGCTGAAGCAGAAGTATTAA
- the tuf gene encoding elongation factor Tu, whose protein sequence is MAKEHFDRSKPHCNIGTIGHVDHGKTTLTAAICTTLAARGLAAAKRFDEIDNAPEEKARGITINTSHVEYTTANRHYAHVDCPGHADYVKNMVTGAAQMDGAILVVAATDGPMPQTREHILLAHQVGVPKIVVFMNKVDMVDDEELLDLVEMEVRDLLSKYEFDGDNTPIIRGSALKALEGDPAYQDKIMELMDACDTYIPLPARETEKPFLMPIEDVFTITGRGTVATGRIERGVVHLNDKVERVGLGETAEYVVTGVEMFRKLLDDAQAGDNVGLLLRGAEKKDISRGQVLAAPKSVTPHAEFKAEIYVLTKDEGGRHTPFMNGYRPQFYFRTTDVTGTIQLPEGVEMVTPGDTVTIHVNLIAPVAMEKQLRFAIREGGRTVGAGSVTEIIK, encoded by the coding sequence ATGGCAAAAGAACATTTTGACAGAAGCAAGCCGCACTGCAACATCGGCACCATCGGCCACGTTGACCACGGCAAAACCACTCTGACCGCCGCAATCTGCACGACTCTCGCTGCACGCGGTCTCGCCGCTGCCAAGCGTTTCGACGAAATCGACAACGCTCCCGAAGAAAAGGCCCGCGGTATCACGATCAACACCTCCCACGTGGAATACACCACTGCAAACCGTCACTACGCTCACGTCGACTGCCCGGGGCACGCCGACTACGTCAAGAACATGGTGACCGGTGCTGCCCAGATGGACGGCGCCATCCTCGTTGTTGCAGCTACCGACGGCCCGATGCCGCAGACCCGTGAACACATCCTCCTCGCTCACCAGGTGGGCGTGCCGAAGATCGTCGTGTTCATGAACAAGGTCGACATGGTGGACGACGAAGAACTCCTCGACCTCGTGGAAATGGAAGTTCGTGACCTTCTGTCCAAGTACGAATTTGACGGCGACAACACCCCGATCATCCGCGGTTCCGCCCTCAAGGCCCTCGAAGGCGACCCTGCCTACCAGGACAAGATCATGGAACTCATGGACGCCTGCGACACCTACATCCCGCTTCCGGCCCGTGAAACCGAAAAGCCGTTCCTGATGCCGATCGAAGACGTGTTCACCATCACTGGTCGTGGCACTGTCGCTACCGGTCGTATCGAACGCGGCGTTGTTCACCTGAACGACAAGGTCGAACGCGTTGGTCTCGGCGAAACCGCCGAATACGTGGTTACCGGCGTTGAAATGTTCCGCAAGCTCCTCGACGACGCCCAGGCTGGCGACAACGTCGGTTTGCTCCTCCGCGGCGCAGAAAAGAAGGACATCAGCCGCGGCCAGGTGCTCGCTGCTCCGAAGTCCGTGACTCCGCACGCCGAATTCAAGGCAGAAATCTACGTCCTGACGAAGGACGAAGGTGGCCGCCACACTCCGTTCATGAACGGCTACCGTCCTCAGTTCTACTTCCGCACCACCGACGTGACTGGCACGATCCAGCTGCCGGAAGGTGTTGAAATGGTGACTCCGGGTGACACCGTGACCATTCACGTGAACCTGATCGCCCCGGTGGCAATGGAAAAGCAGCTCCGCTTCGCAATCCGCGAAGGTGGCCGTACCGTTGGCGCTGGCTCCGTAACCGAAATCATCAAGTAA